The Salvia miltiorrhiza cultivar Shanhuang (shh) chromosome 1, IMPLAD_Smil_shh, whole genome shotgun sequence genome has a window encoding:
- the LOC131003920 gene encoding leucine-rich repeat protein 1-like, with amino-acid sequence MAGRDLLVVWALAMVSSSLLLPQARGNSEGDALHALRRSLTDPDNVLQSWDPNLVNPCTWFHITCNQDNRVTRVDLGNSNLSGHLVPELGKLEYLQYLELYKNNIQGEIPAELGNLKSLISLDLYNNNISGKIPPSLGNLKSLVFLRLNDNQLHGPIPRTLAGISTLKVVDVSNNNLCGTIPSSGPFEHIPLNNFENNPRLEGPELQGLASYDTNCS; translated from the exons ATGGCGGGGAGAGATTTACTGGTGGTTTGGGCCCTAGCTATGGTGTCCTCGTCGCTGCTTCTGCCGCAAGCTCGCGGCAATTCGGAGGGGGACGCGCTCCACGCGCTTCGTCGGAGCTTGACCGACCCTGACAACGTGCTCCAGAGCTGGGATCCGAACCTTGTGAACCCCTGCACCTGGTTCCACATCACCTGCAACCAGGACAACCGCGTCACTCGCGT GGATCTTGGCAACTCGAATTTGTCTGGCCATCTTGTGCCTGAGCTTGGGAAACTTGAATATCTCCAGTATCT GGAACTGTACAAAAATAACATCCAAGGAGAAATTCCTGCTGAGCTGGGTAACTTGAAGAGCTTAATAAGTCTGGATCTATACAACAATAATATCTCAGGGAAAATTCCTCCATCACTGGGAAATCTGAAATCCCTCGTCTTTCT ACGTCTTAATGATAATCAGCTACATGGACCAATCCCAAGGACACTTGCTGGTATATCTACCTTGAAAGTTGT TGATGTCTCCAATAACAATTTGTGTGGTACAATACCGTCCAGTGGTCCATTTGAGCACATCCCTTTGAACAA CTTCGAGAACAACCCCCGACTCGAAGGTCCGGAGCTGCAGGGACTTGCAAGTTATGACACAAACTGCTCTTAA
- the LOC131003107 gene encoding uncharacterized protein LOC131003107 has protein sequence MGVELLEIGVKVRKGVIFTIRGCFRTVCSHPFLVGMLCFLIFLYRSSPFIFHLLVSTSPILVCTAVLLGTLLSFGQPNIPEIEFEEKIEAASIKSGVLGDATVVEENENHFVDRFDENSWRDEAGKSAQVRREEDLDDTAPLIKERSRGSEASGGEERGGKRELDELRYKEKGEWIEERLNNGDAKVNGEVESDDEKSEADSFDSEKVNVDSLDSPPLSPWARVEEREEEEKERDEDEEESLDSGSDCAESSSPDASMADIMPMLDELHPLLDEEGGPQNARLSRGSSDVASEKSLKSSHQSDDESENHEHLEANDDENEDGEDEEEDAHGDKDEETKSAITWTEQDQKNLMDLGSSEIERNQRLENLIMRRRARKSTNSSLFAERNLIDLESTDLPFNIAPISTRRQNPFDLPQDSYDDSGLPPIPGSAPSVMLQRRNPFDIPYDSSEEKPDLKGDVFQEEFTSQPREPFFRRHESFNVGPSMFAPKRQDVKMRPYFVPERTISEESSSSLFQRQSSGLSDSKVSSIPETESFTSVEDMEDKKLPETDSLPEREVVEQARDIAEEGPSRDPELISREEEDTGEMISKMESVSEHIGHGSQSSGDEDYLELAQVEKRDDQVGESQNVEAQGFGHGSTLGAVESRYSRDSSSSSLSEVSERVFIDTEGEGLSMVEGSRDFEEPSISSQTSLGSSDLNITSALAIDITQRAPVYDSSPRGLGKNAPSSSSVPCDVLPVGGESSSSVPCDVLPVGGESERNPREIETDITRNIEMLPDSSMSQSIAAESRPADVVDIRDQENMSSDLSRNTLSRSHGEASMEEHLVEKHESDEVSVSADDKNIHGLIEVSETQLEGLPRTAERSNSIDETVEPPSDSDGDNEHEADEKLISMLPSEGNTSLFYESAIQEPDFNYLNEVQASSTQVESFLDDQFTHDLNVPEVQELDGYANSPSSAIETNSYRFDVQTVVEEADEIKEIDEGLLCELDNVGDFSIGQLGSGTNEFEKRVDSVGEESLSSTHHVIRSVGVSEMEQFLLPEESRENIDVYAQEAAEHVSEIQTYQTSRAENLEVSEVIEKDPDSPHQETSDEETLSTENEFMPGDSFVNHNHEDAVSGIPEMEVQSVDVATKGELASVETEVMVEVAEVSCQGQLDTDTTFGMPEIEASSIEDIDLAFKQTSSEEIEKHVVLDPPQAELQNHEVIVSAVPESDVDAAPTVAEVPSSDMIETESSTVEDIELAALKQMSSEASENPRVLEPVDADTPLIPELEDTKAEEDIDLASTKISSVEIEKHVVLEPPQAEDTDCGTPEQEVLLAEDVPKHTEVAVASADVSSQDQAHTLEFTEIEASTVEEIDLAFEHIISKAIEKPVDFKPVDTESTSGMPEIEASSVEAIHQAFQHIGTNEIKDRDVGETITEDAEDTAPHSDMSEPVSTNKASLLEVGPSDGAEANGNQTAIVDHALPVVESRETQGASSELHIVEAVPLEGAVSDGETREQLKLKSDDESGQVKADDKVGPSEEKSSLSSAFEGERPNHDDEAVEDLHSPSSGKGKGKLSRSSSSCSSSSSDSSSSDSDREDGGKESVSGTSP, from the exons ATGGGTGTTGAATTGTTGGAGATTGGGGTTAAAGTGAGGAAAGGTGTGATATTTACAATCAGAGGATGTTTTAGAACAGTTTGCAGTCATCCATTTCTTGTGGGCATGCTGTGTTTCTTGATATTTCTGTACAGATCATCTCCTTTTATTTTTCACTTATTGGTGTCTACATCTCCCATACTTGTATGCACTGCTGTTTTGCTTGGAACCCTTTTAAGTTTTGGGCAACCAAATATACCCGAAATCGAATTCGAAGAGAAGATAGAGGCTGCATCGATTAAGAGTGGAGTTTTGGGTGATGCTACTGTTGTTGAGGAGAATGAGAACCATTTTGTTGATAGATTTGATGAGAATAGTTGGCGGGATGAAGCAGGAAAGTCGGCTCAAGTTCGTAGAGAGGAGGATCTGGATGATACTGCCCCGTTGATTAAGGAGAGATCGAGGGGAAGTGAGGCGAGTGGTGGTGAGGAAAGGGGAGGGAAGAGAGAGTTAGATGAGCTGAGGTACAAGGAGAAAGGTGAGTGGATTGAAGAAAGGCTTAACAATGGGGATGCAAAGGTAAATGGTGAAGTTGAATCAGATGATGAGAAATCAGAAGCAGATTCTTTTGATTCCGAGAAGGTGAATGTGGATTCTCTGGATTCGCCTCCCCTCTCCCCGTGGGCACGAGTCGAGGAGcgggaggaggaggagaaggagcgagatgaggatgaggaggagaGCTTGGATTCTGGGTCTGATTGTGCTGAGAGTTCCTCTCCGGATGCCTCGATGGCTGACATAATGCCAATGCTTGATGAGCTCCATCCGTTGCTGGATGAGGAGGGCGGCCCTCAGAATGCTCGTCTCTCTCGTGGTAGCTCAGATGTggcatcagagaagtcactaaAATCGAGTCACCAGTCGGATGATGAGTCTGAAAATCATGAGCACTTGGAAGCTaatgatgatgaaaatgaaGACGGAGAAGACGAAGAAGAGGATGCACACGGGGACAAGGACGAGGAGACGAAGTCCGCCATTACATGGACGGAGCAGGACCAGAAGAATCTCATGGATCTCGGAAGCTCTGAGATCGAGAGAAACCAACGTTTGGAGAATCTGATTATGAGGAGGAGAGCAAGGAAGAGCACAAACTCAAGCTTGTTTGCAGAGAGGAACTTGATAGACTTGGAGAGTACTGATCTCCCTTTCAACATTGCTCCTATTTCAACTAGACGACAGAATCCATTCGATCTCCCTCAAGATTCTTATGATGATTCAGGACTGCCTCCCATTCCTGGTTCAGCTCCTTCTGTTATGCTACAGAGGCGGAACCCTTTCGACATTCCTTACGACTCAAGTGAGGAGAAGCCTGACCTTAAGGGAGATGTGTTTCAAGAGGAGTTCACGTCCCAACCCAGGGAGCCGTTTTTCCGGAGACACGAGAGCTTCAATGTCGGACCTTCGATGTTTGCACCTAAGAGGCAAGATGTCAAGATGAGGCCTTACTTTGTTCCAGAGAGAACAATCTCCGAAGAGTCGAGCAGTTCTCTGTTTCAGAGACAGTCGAGTGGACTTAGTGACTCAAAGGTGAGCTCCATTCCTGAAACTGAATCATTTACTTCAGTTGAAGATATGGAGGACAAGAAGCTTCCAGAAACAGACAGTCTGCCAGAGAGAGAGGTtgttgaacaagcaagagacaTCGCTGAGGAGGGTCCCTCTCGTGATCCAGAGCTGATTAGCCGAGAGGAGGAAGACACCGGGGAAATGATCTCCAAGATGGAGAGTGTTTCCGAGCATATTGGACATGGAAGTCAATCTTCAGGAGACGAAGATTATCTAGAGTTAGCCCAAGTCGAGAAGAGGGATGATCAAGTTGGAGAATCCCAAAACGTGGAAGCTCAGGGTTTTGGTCATGGTTCGACCTTGGGAGCTGTTGAGTCGAGATACAGTAGAGATTCGAGCTCCTCGTCACTTTCAGAAGTGAGTGAGAGGGTCTTCATTGATACAGAAGGCGAAGGGCTATCAATGGTAGAGGGAAGCAGAGATTTCGAAGAACCAAGCATCTCGAGCCAAACTTCTTTAGGAAGTAGTGATCTGAATATCACAAGTGCATTGGCAATCGACATAACACAACGGGCTCCTGTCTACGACTCTAGCCCCCGAGGACTCGGTAAGAATGCACCATCCTCCTCCTCCGTTCCTTGTGATGTGCTTCCGGTTGGGGGAGAATCCTCCTCCTCCGTTCCTTGTGATGTGCTTCCGGTTGGGGGAGAATCTGAACGGAATCCCCGGGAAATCGAGACAGACATTACTCGTAACATCGAGATGTTGCCTGATTCTTCAATGTCCCAATCAATAGCAGCTGAGTCTAGGCCAGCTGATGTCGTTGATATAAGAGATCAGGAAAATATGAGCAGTGATTTGAGTCGAAATACTCTATCGAGATCTCACGGTGAGGCTTCGATGGAGGAACATCTCGTGGAGAAACATGAATCGGATGAAGTCTCCGTCTCCGCTGATGATAAGAATATTCATGGCCTAATTGAAGTCAGTGAGACACAACTTGAAGGTCTACCACGAACGGCAGAACGTTCAAATTCCATAGATGAGACTGTCGAACCACCATCGGATTCCGATGGTGATAATGAACATGAAGCTGATGAAAAGTTAATCTCTATGCTCCCATCTGAGGGAAACACATCTCTCTTTTATGAGAGTGCAATACAAGAGCCAGATTTCAACTATCTCAATGAAGTGCAA GCATCGAGCACCCAAGTTGAGTCATTTTTGGATGATCAATTTACACATGATTTGAACGTGCCTGAGGTCCAAGAACTTGATGGCTACGCCAACTCTCCATCAAGTGCTATCGAGACAAATAGTTATCGTTTTGATGTGCAGACAGTGGTTGAAGAAGCAGATGAGATCAAGGAAATCGATGAAGGGCTTCTGTGTGAGTTGGATAACGTTGGGGACTTTAGCATCGGACAGCTGGGATCTGGCACGAATGAGTTTGAAAAGCGCGTAGATTCTGTTGGAGAAGAAAGTTTGTCTTCAACGCATCATGTGATTCGCTCGGTTGGAGTCAGCGAAATGGAACAATTTCTgcttccagaggaatcgagggaGAATATTGATGTGTATGCACAGGAAGCTGCAGAACATGTTTCAGAGATACAAACATATCAAACAAGTAGAGCTGAAAATCTCGAGGTCTCAGAGGTCATCGAAAAGGACCCTGATTCTCCACATCAGGAAACATCCGACGAGGAAACACTGTCCACAGAAAATGAATTCATGCCCGGAGATTCGTTTGTGAATCACAATCATGAAGATGCTGTTTCTGGGATACCTGAAATGGAAGTGCAATCTGTCGATGTTGCCACGAAGGGTGAATTGGCATCTGTGGAAACTGAAGTCATGGTGGAAGTTGCTGAGGTCTCCTGTCAAGGTCAACTTGATACAGATACCACTTTCGGGATGCCTGAAATCGAAGCTAGTTCCATCGAAGATATTGATTTAGCCTTCAAGCAAACCAGTTCTGAAGAGATTGAAAAGCACGTTGTTTTGGATCCACCCCAAGCCGAGCTTCAGAATCATGAAGTTATTGTTTCTGCAGTACCCGAATCTGACGTTGATGCTGCTCCCACAGTTGCTGAGGTACCCAGTTCTGATATGATTGAAACTGAATCTAGTACAGTGGAAGATATTGAGCTGGCAGCACTTAAGCAAATGAGTTCCGAGGCAAGTGAGAATCCTCGAGTTTTGGAGCCCGTTGATGCGGATACACCTCTGATTCCTGAACTTGAAGATACTAAAGCTGAAGAAGATATTGATCTTGCTTCCACGAAAATCAGTTCTGTGGAGATTGAGAAGCACGTCGTTCTAGAACCACCCCAAGCTGAGGATACTGATTGTGGAACACCTGAGCAGGAAGTCCTATTGGCAGAAGATGTTCCCAAGCATACTGAAGTCGCCGTGGCAAGTGCTGATGTATCCAGTCAAGATCAAGCCCATACTCTTGAATTTACTGAAATCGAAGCTAGTACAGTTGAAGAAATTGATCTGGCATTTGAGCACATCATTTCCAAGGCAATTGAGAAGCCGGTTGATTTTAAGCCAGTGGATACGGAATCTACTTCCGGGATGCCTGAAATTGAGGCTAGTTCAGTCGAAGCTATTCATCAGGCGTTCCAGCATATCGGTACCAACGAGATCAAGGATCGTGATGTTGGGGAAACCATAACCGAGGATGCTGAGGATACAGCACCACACAGTGATATGAGTGAGCCAGTATCTACTAATAAGGCATCACTTCTTGAAGTTGGACCAAGTGATGGTGCTGAGGCGAATGGTAACCAAACAGCTATAGTTGATCATGCTCTGCCTGTTGTTGAATCTAGAGAAACGCAAGGAGCGTCTTCTGAACTGCACATTGTTGAGGCCGTTCCTTTGGAGGGTGCAGTTTCGGATGGTGAAACGAGAGAACAGCTGAAGCTGAAGTCGGATGATGAATCAGGCCAAGTCAAGGCTGACGATAAGGTAGGACCCTCTGAAGAGAAGTCTAGCCTTAGCAGtgcctttgagggtgaaaggcccAACCACGACGACGAAGCAGTTGAAGACTTGCATTCTCCATCTTCTGGTAAAGGAAAAGGTAAGCTCTCCAGAAGCTCGAGTTCCTGTTCCAGCTCTAGCTCCGACTCGAGTTCCAGTGATTCCGATAGAGAAGATGGGGGAAAAGAAAGTGTGTCGGGTACTTCTCCGTGA